In Phreatobacter cathodiphilus, the genomic window CGGCAATGTGAAACTCACCCTTCCCGAGGATTTCGATGCGGCGAAACGGCGGATGCAGACGGCGATGAACGACGTGCGTGTCGGCCAGGGCTATGACGTCCATGCCTTCACCGAGGGCGATCACGTCTGGCTGGGCGGCATCCGGATCGCCCATGACCGCGGCGTCCTCGCCCATTCCGACGGCGACGTGGTGCTGCACGCCGCGACCGATGCGATTCTCGGTGCGCTCGCCGACGGCGACATCGGCACCCATTTCCCGCCGAGCGATCCGCAGTGGCGCGGCGCCTCCTCCGACCGGTTCCTGGCCCATGCGGCCGGTCTCCTCGCCGCGCGGGGCGGCCGCCTGGCCATGCTCGACGTGACGGTGGTCTGCGAGGCCCCGCGCGTCGGGCCGCACCGCGAGGCCATGCGGGAGCGGATGGCGGCGATCCTCGGCGTCGGCACAGACCGCATCGCCGTCAAGGCGACGACATCCGAGAAGATGGGCTTCACCGGGCGCCGTGAAGGTCTCGCCGCCCTCGCCGTCGCCACCGTTCGTCTGCCGGGACAGTGAGATGACCGACACCGAGACCGAGCGGCTCGCGACGGATGTGCTCGCCGCCTGCCGGGCCCGCGGACTGATGACGGTGACGGCGGAGAGTTGCACCGGCGGGCTCGTCAGCGCCGCGCTGACCGCCATCGCCGGCTCCTCCGCCGTGGTCGATCGCGGCTTCGTCACCTACACCAACGAGGCCAAGCAGGAGATGCTCGGCGTGCCGGAGGCCACCCTCGCCGCCCATGGCGCGGTGTCGGCGGAGACGGCAGCCGCCATGGCGGCGGGGGCCCTCGCCCGGTCGCGAGCCCAGATCTCCGTGTCGGTCACCGGAATTGCCGGACCGGGCGGCGCGACACCGGGCAAGCCGGTCGGTCTCGTCCATTTCGCCGCGCGGCGCGGCGACCGGCTGGTCCTGCGCGAGGAGCGCTTCGGCGCCGTCGGCCGGGAGGCGGTGCGCCGGGCGAGCGTCCGTGTGGCGCTCGGCCTGCTGCTGGCGCTGGCCACCGACGATCAGGCGCCGGGACGCCCGTAAACCGCGTCGGCGCGGGCCTCGAAGGCTTCGGCGAAGCGCCGGAACGCCGCATCGAAGACCGCGCCCATGACGAGGGCCAGGGCGCGCGAGCGGAACTCGTAGTCGATGGAGAAGGAGACTCGCGTCCCCTCCCCGTCCGCGGCGAAGCGCCAGTGGTTCTCGAGCCGCGAGAAGGGCCCGTCGATGTATTCGGCGACGATGTGCAGCCGCGGCCGGTCCAGCGTCACCCGGCTGGTGAAGGTCTCCCGCAGCGGTCCATAGGCCACCGTCATGTCGGCGACGAGGATTTCGATGCCGTCGTCGCCGGCA contains:
- a CDS encoding type II toxin-antitoxin system RatA family toxin, whose translation is MPVFKTERRVGHRPEQMFDLVADVDKYPLFVPLCEALKVRRRVNAGDDGIEILVADMTVAYGPLRETFTSRVTLDRPRLHIVAEYIDGPFSRLENHWRFAADGEGTRVSFSIDYEFRSRALALVMGAVFDAAFRRFAEAFEARADAVYGRPGA
- a CDS encoding CinA family protein, whose protein sequence is MTDTETERLATDVLAACRARGLMTVTAESCTGGLVSAALTAIAGSSAVVDRGFVTYTNEAKQEMLGVPEATLAAHGAVSAETAAAMAAGALARSRAQISVSVTGIAGPGGATPGKPVGLVHFAARRGDRLVLREERFGAVGREAVRRASVRVALGLLLALATDDQAPGRP